Proteins from one Candidatus Niyogibacteria bacterium CG10_big_fil_rev_8_21_14_0_10_46_36 genomic window:
- a CDS encoding MarC family protein, which yields MFSSSSAYILAFLALLNPFALFLYLQPVMSALSRKDFLIVLAKASLISFLIFYIFSLTGTFLFEDIFRIHFESFRIFGGIIIFAQAFLFVVQGRLALLGMKESLDDLASEIALPFFVGAGTISVSILIGSEFNAMEGFSVLFLILFINYICIFVLMMLRELFSKKLKVAFDKVMGILLRLSGFFIGAVGLDMVVTGIRRLFF from the coding sequence ATGTTTTCGTCTTCCAGTGCCTATATTCTTGCTTTTCTTGCGCTTCTCAATCCGTTCGCGCTTTTTTTGTATTTACAGCCGGTCATGTCCGCGCTCTCGCGGAAAGATTTCTTAATTGTGCTCGCGAAAGCGTCGCTTATCTCATTTTTGATATTTTATATATTTTCACTTACCGGCACATTCTTATTTGAGGATATTTTTAGGATACATTTTGAATCCTTCAGAATATTTGGAGGAATTATTATCTTTGCGCAAGCGTTTTTGTTTGTGGTGCAGGGGCGGTTGGCGCTATTAGGCATGAAAGAGAGCCTTGATGACCTTGCCTCAGAAATAGCGCTCCCATTTTTTGTGGGAGCAGGCACGATTTCCGTAAGCATACTGATAGGGTCTGAATTTAACGCAATGGAGGGCTTCTCCGTGCTTTTTTTGATATTGTTCATTAATTACATCTGTATTTTCGTTCTCATGATGCTGAGGGAGCTGTTTTCCAAGAAATTAAAAGTTGCGTTTGATAAGGTTATGGGGATATTGCTTCGGTTAAGCGGATTTTTTATAGGAGCGGTGGGTCTTGATATGGTGGTGACGGGAATACGGCGCCTTTTTTTCTAG
- a CDS encoding phosphoribosylamine--glycine ligase, which yields MVKKKFLFVSIDGLITDIAWQVIREGHDARYYIESTPDQDIGDGFIPKTDDWQKDVEWADVVVFDDVLGMGKKAQKLRKDGKLVVGGTAYTDMLEDDRSFGQEELKKAGVPILPYQSFSSFDEAVNYVKTNPGRYVIKSSLDAQNIKQLLFVGEEDDGRDVVQLLEAYKKSLSKKIKLFLLQKRVVGVEVGVGAFFNGKEFIYPINVNFEHKKLFPGDIGPSTGEMGTSMFWSAPNKIFNSTLKKMESRLAEEGYVGYMDLNCIVNANGIYPLEFTARFGYPTISIQQEGILNPIGEFLYQLAAGEQVKLRTRSGFQVGVRLVVPPFPFYRDIKTFEINSKDAVIFFKKPQRDGIHIEDVKEVNGEWVITGTSGVVLIVVGIGQTMKQAKVQAYNRIKNIMMPNMYYRKDIADRWFEDSDKLHNWGYLRDL from the coding sequence ATTGTCAAGAAAAAATTCCTTTTCGTATCCATAGATGGCCTTATCACTGATATTGCCTGGCAGGTAATCAGGGAGGGGCATGATGCCCGCTATTATATTGAGTCTACTCCCGACCAGGATATTGGTGATGGATTTATTCCAAAAACGGACGACTGGCAGAAGGATGTAGAATGGGCAGATGTTGTTGTCTTTGATGATGTGCTGGGGATGGGTAAAAAGGCTCAAAAGCTCCGGAAAGACGGCAAGCTGGTGGTTGGGGGTACGGCCTATACCGACATGCTTGAAGATGATCGTTCATTCGGACAGGAAGAACTCAAAAAAGCAGGCGTTCCTATTTTGCCCTACCAAAGCTTTTCTTCCTTTGACGAAGCAGTCAATTATGTAAAAACAAACCCAGGACGCTATGTCATCAAATCAAGTTTGGATGCACAAAATATCAAACAGCTTCTGTTTGTCGGTGAAGAAGATGACGGGCGGGATGTCGTCCAGCTTCTTGAGGCGTATAAAAAATCGTTGTCCAAAAAAATAAAACTGTTTTTGCTGCAAAAGCGGGTGGTTGGCGTTGAGGTTGGGGTGGGCGCCTTTTTTAACGGTAAAGAATTTATATATCCCATTAATGTCAATTTTGAGCACAAAAAACTTTTTCCTGGAGATATAGGGCCCTCAACAGGAGAGATGGGAACAAGCATGTTTTGGAGCGCTCCAAACAAGATATTCAACAGTACGCTTAAAAAAATGGAAAGCAGGCTTGCCGAAGAGGGATATGTCGGCTACATGGACCTTAATTGTATCGTGAATGCGAATGGCATTTACCCGCTGGAGTTTACGGCACGCTTCGGGTATCCCACGATAAGCATCCAGCAAGAAGGCATCCTCAATCCGATTGGAGAATTTTTATATCAGCTTGCCGCGGGCGAACAAGTAAAACTCCGTACCCGGAGCGGCTTTCAGGTAGGCGTTCGTCTGGTTGTTCCGCCGTTTCCATTCTATCGGGATATCAAAACATTCGAAATAAATTCAAAAGACGCGGTTATCTTTTTTAAAAAACCGCAGCGCGATGGCATTCATATAGAAGATGTAAAAGAGGTGAATGGGGAATGGGTTATCACCGGAACATCGGGGGTTGTTCTGATAGTGGTTGGTATTGGTCAAACCATGAAGCAGGCAAAGGTGCAGGCGTATAACCGGATAAAAAATATCATGATGCCGAATATGTATTACCGTAAAGACATTGCGGATAGGTGGTTTGAGGATAGCGATAAGCTCCACAATTGGGGGTATCTCCGAGATTTATAA
- a CDS encoding cold-shock protein — protein sequence MNEGTITRLTDRGFGFIAREGEEKDLFFHSSELQNVQFNELKEGDKVTFEVTDGPKGPSATKVNRV from the coding sequence ATGAACGAAGGAACAATCACTCGTTTAACTGATCGAGGATTTGGGTTCATCGCGCGCGAGGGCGAAGAAAAGGATCTTTTCTTCCACTCAAGCGAGCTGCAAAACGTGCAGTTCAACGAACTCAAAGAAGGCGATAAAGTTACGTTTGAAGTGACCGACGGCCCAAAAGGCCCGAGCGCTACAAAAGTAAACCGAGTATAA